A window of the Miscanthus floridulus cultivar M001 chromosome 14, ASM1932011v1, whole genome shotgun sequence genome harbors these coding sequences:
- the LOC136503806 gene encoding uncharacterized acetyltransferase At3g50280-like, with translation MVNGTGRRRVQVISRRVVHADPPPAPSSVPRTIHLTPWDLRMLSLDYIQKGVLLPKPEPDRRVQPAELVDHLASAFARALGRFHPFAGRLAADERADDGTVTVSLRCTGEGAEFVHAAAPGVTAADIAGALYIPRDLVASLFPLNGLASADAASSSVDDGEDSDSRRRARASLLAAQVTELADAVFVAVSLNHAVGDGTTFWHFVNTWSDLSRSGGGASATTTSAHPLPVLERWFLDTCPVPVPLPFAKLEHAIRGYDRATTLHECFFHFSAESVRKLKAAANAEVRSSEGADDAAMVTTISSLQALLAHLWRAVSRARRLDPSQETAYVLLIGCRGRVKGIPPAGYVGNAVVPCKVTSTAGEIQAKGLGWTAGQLNRAVASFDEAALVRESVKRWVRAPRLAYNTDMLSVAAVGTGSSPRFDVYGNDFGWGKPPLTVRSGPGNKLDGKTSVFEGRGGGGAVALEVCLAPDTLARLVADAEFMDAVTVP, from the coding sequence ATGGTGAATGGCACCGGCCGCCGCCGCGTCCAGGTCATCTCGCGGCGCGTGGTTCACGCCGACCCGCCGCCGGCCCCGTCGTCGGTGCCGAGGACCATCCACCTGACGCCCTGGGACCTCCGGATGCTGAGCCTCGATTACATCCAGAAGGGCGTCCTCCTGCCCAAGCCCGAGCCCGACCGCCGCGTCCAACCGGCCGAACTCGTCGACCACCTCGCGTCGGCGTTCGCCCGCGCGCTCGGCCGCTTCCACCCGTTCGCCGGCCGCCTGGCCGCTGACGAACGCGCGGATGACGGGACCGTCACCGTGTCGCTGCGGTGCACGGGCGAGGGCGCCGAGTTCGTCCACGCGGCGGCGCCCGGCGTCACGGCCGCCGACATCGCCGGCGCGCTGTACATTCCCCGCGACCTCGTGGCGTCGCTGTTCCCGCTCAACGGGCTCGCCAGCGCCGACGCCGCGTCGTCATCCGTGGACGACGGGGAGGACTCAGACTCCCGACGACGGGCCCGGGCTTCGCTGCTGGCCGCGCAGGTCACAGAGCTGGCCGACGCCGTGTTCGTCGCGGTGTCGCTCAACCACGCCGTCGGCGACGGCACCACGTTCTGGCACTTCGTCAACACGTGGTCGGACTTGAgccggagcggcggcggcgctagcGCTACGACTACGAGCGCACACCCGCTGCCGGTGCTCGAGCGCTGGTTCCTCGACACCTGCCCCGTGCCGGTGCCCCTGCCGTTCGCCAAGCTCGAGCACGCCATCCGGGGATACGATCGCGCAACGACGTTGCACGAGTGCTTCTTCCATTTCTCCGCAGAGAGCGTGAGGAAGCTCAAGGCCGCGGCGAACGCCGAGGTGCGCTCCAGCGAAGGCGCGGACGACGCGGCCATGGTCACCACCATCTCCTCCCTGCAGGCGCTGCTGGCGCACCTCTGGCGGGCGGTGTCACGAGCCCGGCGCCTAGACCCGTCGCAGGAGACTGCGTACGTGCTCCTCATCGGCTGCCGAGGCCGGGTGAAGGGCATCCCACCGGCGGGGTACGTCGGCAACGCGGTGGTGCCCTGCAAGGTGACGTCGACCGCCGGCGAGATCCAGGCGAAGGGGCTGGGCTGGACCGCGGGGCAGCTGAACCGCGCCGTGGCGTCGTTCGATGAGGCGGCCCTGGTCAGGGAGTCGGTCAAGCGCTGGGTGCGAGCGCCGCGGCTGGCGTACAACACGGACATGCTGAGCGTGGCGGCCGTCGGCACCGGGAGCTCGCCGCGGTTCGACGTGTACGGCAACGACTTCGGCTGGGGGAAGCCGCCGCTCACCGTGCGCAGCGGCCCCGGGAACAAACTGGACGGCAAGACCTCCGTCTTCGagggccgtggcggcggcggcgcagtggCGCTGGAAGTGTGCCTCGCTCCCGACACGCTTGCGAGGCTCGTCGCCGACGCCGAGTTCATGGACGCGGTCACCGTGCCGTGA